From the genome of Aquila chrysaetos chrysaetos chromosome 12, bAquChr1.4, whole genome shotgun sequence, one region includes:
- the S1PR1 gene encoding sphingosine 1-phosphate receptor 1, protein MSSGTTAPLKVVGNLASTDVNYVIKEHYNYTGKLNENTDSGIKVTSVVFIIICCFIILENIFVLLTIWKTKKFHRPMYYFIGNLALSDLLAGVAYTANLLLSGHKTYSLTPSQWFVREGSMFVALSASVFSLLAIAIERYITMLKMKLHNGSNSFRSFLLISACWVISVILGGLPIMGWNCISLLSNCSTVLPLYHKHYILFCTTVFTGLLLSIVVLYCRIYSMVRTRSRRLTFRKNITKATRSSEKSLALLKTVIIVLSAFIACWAPLFILLLLDVGCKVKTCPILYKAEYFLVLAVLNSATNPIIYTLTNKEMRRAFIKILCCCKCPPADSGTKFKRPIIGGMEFSRSKSDNSSHPQKEEGDRPETIMSSGNVTSSS, encoded by the coding sequence ATGAGCTCCGGCACCACCGCCCCGCTGAAGGTCGTCGGCAACCTTGCCAGCACCGATGTCAACTATGTCATCAAAGAGCATTATAATTACACAGGAAAGCTAAATGAGAACACGGACAGTGGAATAAAAGTGACGTCGGTGGTTTTTATCATCATTTGCTGCTTTATAATCTTAGAGAACATTTTTGTCTTGCTCACCATCTGGAAAACCAAGAAGTTTCACAGACCCATGTACTATTTCATTGGGAACTTGGCTCTTTCAGACTTGCTGGCTGGTGTGGCTTACACTGCCAACCTCCTGCTATCTGGACACAAAACCTATAGCCTCACCCCCTCCCAGTGGTTTGTAAGAGAAGGCAGCATGTTTGTTGCCTTGTCAGCTTCTGTGTTCAGCCTGTTGGCCATTGCCATTGAGAGATACATCACCATGTTGAAGATGAAACTCCACAATGGCAGCAACAGCTTCCGCTCCTTCTTGCTGATCAGTGCTTGCTGGGTTATCTCCGTGATACTTGGGGGACTCCCAATCATGGGCTGGAACTGCATCAGCCTCTTGTCCAACTGCTCCACCGTGCTGCCTCTCTACCACAAGCACTATATTCTCTTTTGCACCACCGTTTTCACTGGCCTTTTGCTATCTATTGTCGTCCTCTATTGTAGGATCTACTCCATGGTGAGGACTAGGAGCCGCAGGCTGACATTTCGGAAAAACATTACCAAAGCTACTAGGAGCTCAGAAAAGTCACTAGCGTTGCTCAAGACAGTGATCATAGTCCTGAGTGCCTTCATCGCCTGCTGGGCTCCCTTGTTCATCCTGCTTTTACTGGATGTGGGGTGTAAAGTGAAGACCTGCCCAATCCTCTATAAAGCAGAGTATTTCTTAGTACTGGCTGTGCTCAATTCAGCCACGAACCCTATCATCTACACCTTGACAAACAAAGAGATGCGGAGGGCTTTCATCAAgattctgtgctgctgcaaatgTCCCCCAGCAGATTCTGGGACCAAATTCAAGAGGCCGATCATTGGAGGGATGGAGTTCAGCCGGAGTAAGTCTGACAACTCCTCCCACCCACAGAAGGAAGAAGGCGACCGTCCTGAAACCATCATGTCTTCGGGCAATGTTACCTCATCTTCTTAG